In a genomic window of Paraburkholderia phenazinium:
- the nadC gene encoding carboxylating nicotinate-nucleotide diphosphorylase, whose protein sequence is MYDVFQTDRLIDLWLTEDIGYCDLTAQLMIEAHETGAFFMNARETLIVAGIDVAARIFKRYDPTLEVSVRVKDGDKVERGTVLLDVSGTARSVLTAERTALNIVQRLSGIANLTEQYAAAVAGTRARLIDTRKTTPGLRMLEKHAVTCGGGLNHRLGLDNGVMIKDNHIAVCGGIAKAVQRARRQLPVLTKLEVECDRLEQVKEALAAGVDVIMLDNMSIEEMARAVDLVSGRVLLEASGGISLATIGAVAKTGVDYISTSKINQAAACVDIGLDEAE, encoded by the coding sequence ATGTACGACGTATTCCAGACGGATCGCCTGATCGACCTGTGGTTGACCGAGGACATCGGCTATTGCGACCTGACGGCGCAGTTGATGATCGAAGCGCATGAGACTGGCGCATTCTTTATGAACGCGCGCGAGACGCTGATCGTGGCGGGCATCGACGTGGCCGCGCGCATCTTCAAGCGCTATGACCCGACGCTCGAAGTGTCGGTGCGGGTCAAGGACGGCGACAAGGTCGAGCGGGGCACGGTGCTGCTGGATGTCAGCGGCACGGCGCGCAGCGTGCTGACGGCGGAGCGCACGGCGCTCAATATCGTGCAGCGCCTGTCGGGTATCGCCAATCTGACCGAGCAGTATGCGGCGGCCGTGGCCGGCACGCGAGCGCGCTTGATCGATACGCGCAAGACCACGCCGGGTTTGCGCATGCTCGAAAAGCATGCCGTCACCTGTGGCGGTGGCTTGAATCACCGGCTCGGTCTGGATAACGGCGTGATGATCAAGGACAATCATATCGCCGTGTGCGGCGGCATCGCCAAGGCCGTGCAGCGTGCCCGCCGGCAGTTGCCGGTGCTGACGAAGCTCGAAGTGGAATGCGACCGGCTGGAGCAGGTCAAGGAAGCGCTCGCTGCGGGTGTGGACGTGATCATGCTCGATAACATGTCGATCGAGGAGATGGCGCGCGCGGTCGATCTCGTCAGCGGCCGCGTGTTGCTGGAAGCGTCCGGCGGTATCAGCCTCGCCACCATCGGAGCGGTTGCGAAGACCGGTGTCGATTACATCTCCACCAGCAAGATCAACCAGGCGGCGGCGTGCGTCGACATCGGTCTGGACGAGGCGGAATAG